ACCATTCCCTGTGAGCGATACAGCAAAGACAAAGCAGAATTTAGTGCAAACAGACATACTGGTCAAGACAGCAAAACTGTTGATGGTCAAGCATCAATGAAAATGTAATGAGatttgttaaattatttttttttaattttgcttttgttaGCTGTGGGTGTAGCCTCAAAAAGCAATTAGGATAAGTATGATAAGACTTGTCATGActgctaataaaaaaaatgacaaagaaactaCCTGGCCACACCTCCATAGTCCAAACCCTCTTCTCCAGGAAAAATGATCCACAGCCTCCGCCTAAGATCTTGAGGGTGGAAACTCATAATCTTTTAAAGCAAAGCAaggacgttaaaaaaaaaaaaataaataaataatcacgCACACCTCAAGATATGAGATAATAAATCACGTTAAATGTGGTTTAAGAGCTTCATCTCCTAACCTGCTGGAATGAATCCTCAAACAAGGTTTTCCTGGAGACGGTAATCTTAATATGCTGAGGCATTGataattgctaaaaaaaaaaaaaaaaaaaaagaaaagaaaaactacaagtTAGATTTTAGCTGCGGTTCCTAAATTTTctgtaaaataacattttcctttGCTTGATAAGAATTCTACTTTATGAGAatataaaaaactaaacagtcAACACACCCTAAAAGGTTAAATGAACTGGTTCATACCTGACACCAGAATCTAAAATATTGCACTTTGGCTTTGAAATCCCTGACATAAGTTATCTGTGGTCCATTCTCTCTGTGGAAACaagcagaaaacagcaaaagcaatAAATCTCATCAATCAATAAATGGTTTAAATAACAATGAGTCTATAAATAATTGCTTGTTTGTTAAGTAACTATTGACAATTAGAATTAGGAGAGTGGTTTTTGAGGTGGCACAATGCGCATTTCAGTTACATTTTTGGGTTATCATTATGTTTCTTGTTTATGTCAATAAACTCATCTATTGGCGAAGGGTAAGTTTGATCAATTTCATTCATTAATCgcatagttaaaaaaataattctaaaagaaagtcatttattttaaaaattaaatgtattaaatgtttgttaaaCTGTTCCTTTAAAGCAGTGTCttggagtttttaaaaaatgtttttctcttaacTTGCTAACTTTCTTTAATTGACATTGCTTGTTATATAAAAGCAATCTTCATAATCAAACAAAAttgctttttggaataaaaatgtggaaaaataaattGAGGTTTAGCTATTTTATGTGAAACTATATGTTTTGCTAAAGATACTCAGCCCGAATAAAAACTGTCTAAACAATATTCTGTTGATTTCAGCTCCTGCACAAAACCTTACAGTGATGAGGATTTCCCTGTGCGAGGGTCAATGTACGTCGTGGTCCTACGATTGTGATCCACATAGTAAGGAATACCGTCCACAGTGAACCTCATCTCCCAACCTTCTGGGAGGGGTTTGTCATTCAGCAGCCTGAAGGACGCAAATCACACCCAGGAGATCAACAAACAATTACAAACTAACAGAAGATGAGTACagatgccaaaaaaaacaagagacaaaAGACAGCATGCTCTCACCCTTGCCTCCTCGGATCCTCCCACTGAGTAGTGCGAGTTGGGTGATGAACAAAATACACTCTACCATTGGTGTCTGTTCTCTTCTCTGGAACACAAGTTTGAATCCTTTTTGTGTATTAAAGTCAATGTGAATTCATTGGAATGCATTTCTACTAACATCTGATCCAAAGTACTATGAAAGACAATTTTAGCAGCTACATTTATAAAGCTGTCTTTTCTTTGATATTTACCCCAGCCATGTGGCAGAGGTCCCAATGGGTCAAACTCTTTACTGGCTATGGCTGCCAACTGGTCTTGAAGCTAAATCAGAGACAAAATGGAATgagtataaataaaataataaaaattaaaaaaaattacttcatGAAATATTTAACTACCGGTATGCTACAATCACAACTGGTTTGCAGTATCTTTCATACAACCAagtgtaataaaagtaaaactgaCCACAGATCGTATTTTGTTCAAGTACAGCTCCAAAAAAGCTATAAGAAAAAATCTTTCTCTTATTAATATTTTGTCTTCTGTTTGAATCCCTgatgttcatttctttttaccAGAAGTTTATTTTCACATGTTTTGACTGCAATTTTCTTTAGAAGGATTTTAGCCCATCGTGTCGAATCATCATCAGCTATTTGTGGAAGACCGAAGTCACGACAGACATCTACATCATGATCTGTAGATTTGTCCTACCTGAAAGACCGTCCTTACCCCATAAATGAACCTCTGGTTGAAGTGCTGCATGGCTCCCTGGAGCTGGCTGCGTTGATGCTGCCACTCTTCATAGTTTCGCACCGACTCCTGAGTGGGCCGCTGCCATGTTGTCGTTCGTGTTATGTGGTCAACATAATACACCCTACCCATTGGGTCCACTCTTCTTTcccaactaaaataaaacaaattaagtaAGAGAATAATGCTGGGTTCAAAcgtattcttacatgtttaaataTGCTATAAAACAAGCAGTAAACATGGAATATGAATAATGGAAATATTTGTtgcatgatttttctttttctttttgtacccGGTAGGAAGAGGCTCTGGTCGATCCCAAGTCGTCCTTTTTTCAATGTGATCTACATAATATACTCTTCCATTCTGGTCCACTCTTTGCTCCCATCTGAAATGTCAAAATTATtagaaaactctttttttatcctGTAATCACTGCATTTTGCATTTAGCCAAAAACCTATATCATCAGAAGTCGATGTactgaaagaaaacaagaggGTTAATAATAAGTTGCTCTTTACCCCGGTGGTAAGGGGCAGTTGTTGACAGAACTGGTTGTAGGAGTTGGTGTGGTTGAAGCGGTTGTGGTGGCAGCGCTTGGTTTGGGGCTGGGGTTTATGGCTGTAGTCTGTGGTCGAGGGTTTGCCCTCTGTGAGGAAACTGTGGTACCGGCTCCTCCACCTGactcctccagctgctctgaacATCCACTCTGGAGTGTCTGAGAGAAGCCATGGGGGGCTGAGGCTTCACTCAGCTCACTTGGGCAGGAACTACTGGAAGATGCTAGAAAAACATAACTTGACGTAAGTAAGCAGTACTAgactttataaatatataaacaaaagttttcatgCTGTTATTACATGCTGAAGCAGCAGATCTGTGAGGCATGGAAGCTGGAGGTCTGGCAGGCCGAGAAGGAAGAGAGGTGGCGGAGCCACCTAGGGTGGGGGAAGGAGAATCTGTGCCGTTTGCTGTATGATCATTCGATACGATGACCCAGTCATCTGAGTCACTGGACGGAGATGAGTCCATGCTTGATCTAAACACAGCAATAACAAAAAGTCAGTAAgcctttttcaaaacaaaaacaggaaaattcaTTTCACTCCTAAATGCCATTGAAAAAGTTGGATTATGGTATTTTACTAAAAGTGAATTTAACCTGTTGACTGTGTTGCcattttgtcttgaagttccatTTGGAAGAGCAGCtagaataacaaataaaaaacatgagaTTTTTGTCAAATTATATGTGGTTATAACACAACCAAATACTAACAGTatcttatttaattaaatattactAGGAAATGCTAGTGTAAATAAAGAAAGCcaattttaaaatacataaaagttaAAGATACAACACATCAAGATCCTTGTCATTACAAtactgaatacattttttgttaaattgatacaaaatacaaatacaaaccGTTAGTGCCCTCTGGTGGCTCATATATGTATGACTGACTTATATGTATGTTTACagacccactgcaatgaaatgtttttaacatgttcttgtgtatttttctgatgatggagaacatacatCAAGAGACTTCagctaaaattgcatttgagtTTTTCTTGATTCAactcattgtgaatcaggagcaaacaaaaaaaaacggcattggaaaaagtttgtagctgtgatgtTGAAGAAACAGCAAGCCACAAGTTTCCTGCACCACTCCATTccgacacatttatttttagacaaaaagatCAATGgacgtcttcatttttttcctcaagctggcatctggctcagaactgtacaactatatagctccaatattgctcaacatttttgttaggTAGGTgataggttgaggttgtgaggcgCTGAAAGTTAACAGGAGAGAATGTCAACAgacggatgatgggaagtaggggcaggcttactctgcgcttttagtcccacccacaactcagaggtgaatttctaatgaaattctgcagctcagcagaaactgtcccagaaaacgacacagattttttacaatgttggctaaaaatgacaatcataattaaaagaccactgggaacactttaaaaatagatcaaaagatgatcggagcgggcctttaaacttcaaaattaaatttagtGACATGCACTCTAAATACATAAATGCTGTTCACCAAGTGTGAATATACAACACCTGGTCaaaaacaagttgttttttctattaAGTCTAAATTTGCCCTGTTTTCATGGTAATTCAGTTTTTTGCTTAGTCATGTTCCAATTTAGCAATAATAAACCACAGAGTAAAAACCCAATTGAGCTGCCAAAAGTAATATCTTAACCAAGCTGATTTTGTAATAACATTTTGACATAATCCGATTATGGATGTCAAAAAATGGAATGATGTAATCTTCATTCTAACAAGTGCACTCCTACAACAATtagagaaacagaaaacacgCACAGCAGTAAATGTCATCCTCAGACTTTGCTAAACTGTTTTTGTAGAATTAGATTTGTGTGGTTTTcatattctgattttttttcacgcTGTTTTCGTAAAGGATCCCTTCCTTACCTTGCTCAGACTCTGCTTGTGCAAGAGCCTCTGGATGCACCTGCATACCATCCAGGCAAACGGAGAGCTCACCAACTACATCTAGAGAGTTTCTGCCGGTGGAAAGCTGCAGTGACTGAACCACTTCACATACTAAAAACGGGACAAACAGAACACAGATTATCGCATGCTTTTCATGAGCAAGAAAACTTAACTTATAgctttaaaacacacaaagaaataaaagaaaaaaaaacatttctggatCAAACTActacaaatgattaaaaaaaaactcagtcaaTGTAACCTTAGGTGACCCATCACCTAAAGGGCATGTCACAGCACTGCTACATACAATCTGCACATAGTCTACGGAggaaatttcggtctttcatgttacatgcgtgatatatgtcattcacaagtgtttcttgcgtttgtcattagtctgtgtgtgcagatgtccatCGAGAGTTTCGTGTCTTTCCGTGAAATCGGTTTTAACCTGTTCACAATTTTCGGTCGGTTGAGTACATGCATAGTTTACATAGTTCATACGCATTTGTGAACTCCCCACAGTTACTTCCTCAGATGGTGCCTAACAGCTGACTTAGACCTGGGAACTTTaactgtttaattaaaacaaagcattgtAAAGCCCAGCGGCGggtgctgaccatggtgctgacacGATGGGATTTCTGCTCAGTGctctaaaacagtgtttttcaaacagtgtgccgcggcacactagtgtgccgtgggatatggtcaggtgtgccgtgggaaattgccctcattaactgatcataaaacattttccatctccaggaaatcaggtctttgttcatccaaacaggccctgataaaacactgagaagttaggaatatgaaagatcataaaatacttttttctttgtgttaacttgattctattaaaaacattttgataagaatgacggtaccgcgatttagccgcagcttcagacgttttcggaaaagtcccgcccctttaactgcctccaccaatcattcttggaggcttaatgacacgtcatcagtctgaccaatcagaagtggttaaagtcttcacttccttgttcttaatgcTGCTGATAAAgttgctcagttctaacaaaaataccagctaaagctcgtctttagtggtgtagttTTCcgctcagagaagcgagtctaTCTGCGTTTGGCGGCTACTTGCACTACATCTACCATGATGCATTggtttaaagtgacagcgtctcaacACACAATGAATAttcgttgttaaacgtcttgaaaccacaacgaacatgcaaacattttttaaatcttctaacttaacttttattacatcttttagaaaaaacagctgcagcttccagctttttctgccatgtgagattgcggaggggctgcaGATCAATagagactatgagtttctcctttttttttttttttttggatgctggtgtgccgcgggatttttgtcaaggttaaagtgtgccgtggctcaaaaaaggttgaaaaacactgctctaaaagaaaaagtgaagatATTCAATGAAGAGTACGTTCACGTGTGACCAGTTTCCATCTGTGCACAATGTGTAAATTGTAAGCAGAGGCAGTGTGACGTGACCTTAACTTCTAGATGGTCCTGTTAGTGGTCGGAAAACTGCAACATCTGTCAAAATAGTAATTGAAAAATTGCTTGATTCCAATACAACAaacaataaggaaaaaaattaactaTGCTACTTGGAAGTAAAATATTAATGTTAGCTTACGTTTAAAGTTATTAGTCTTAAGGATCTGGCAGATCTCCAGAGAAGCCATCCCCAGCAGAATGTCTGCCTTCAGGGTTTGATGACTCCAAACACGAAAGATCAGCTCGCTGACTGGAGACACAATTCTGTTGGAGGATGGAGAACGTTTAAAGACACTGTGAgaacttgaaaaaataaatggaaaaaaaaatgcatttatccaaAAGTTGAaattttctttcatcttctaAAGAATTCGGCttaaaattaaatgatttttaatgtattaagcatatttattttaagtgcATTTGCCTCTAActacaagaataaagtaaatACTTCAGTATAAAAGACTTTTCTgggtattttcaacattttattatttgaattCATACTAATGCTAGAGGAACTCTT
The nucleotide sequence above comes from Oryzias latipes chromosome 5, ASM223467v1. Encoded proteins:
- the LOC101167949 gene encoding E3 ubiquitin-protein ligase Itchy isoform X2; this translates as MQVHPEALAQAESEQAALPNGTSRQNGNTVNRSSMDSSPSSDSDDWVIVSNDHTANGTDSPSPTLGGSATSLPSRPARPPASMPHRSAASASSSSSSCPSELSEASAPHGFSQTLQSGCSEQLEESGGGAGTTVSSQRANPRPQTTAINPSPKPSAATTTASTTPTPTTSSVNNCPLPPGWEQRVDQNGRVYYVDHIEKRTTWDRPEPLPTGWERRVDPMGRVYYVDHITRTTTWQRPTQESVRNYEEWQHQRSQLQGAMQHFNQRFIYGLQDQLAAIASKEFDPLGPLPHGWEKRTDTNGRVYFVHHPTRTTQWEDPRRQGLLNDKPLPEGWEMRFTVDGIPYYVDHNRRTTTYIDPRTGKSSSLENGPQITYVRDFKAKVQYFRFWCQQLSMPQHIKITVSRKTLFEDSFQQIMSFHPQDLRRRLWIIFPGEEGLDYGGVAREWFFLLSHEVLNPMYCLFEYAGKDNYCLQINPASYINPDHLKYFKFIGRFIAMALFHGKFIDTGFSLPFYKRILNKPLTLKDLESIDPEFYNSLIWIKDNNIEECGLEMFFSVDKEILGEVTTHELKPDGGNIQVTEDNKEEYIRLVAEWRLSRGVEEQTQAFFEGFNEVLPQQYLQYFDAKELEVMLCGMQEIDLADWQRNTIYRHYARNSKQIIWFWQFVKEMDNEKRMRLLQFVAGTCRLPMGGFADLMGSNGPQKFCIEKVGKENWLPRSHTCFNRLDLPPYKTYEQLKEKLMFAIEETEGFGQE
- the LOC101167949 gene encoding E3 ubiquitin-protein ligase Itchy isoform X1 — its product is MKAQLQVTILSAKLKENKKNWFGPSPYVEVTVDGQSKRTEKCNNTHSPKWKQSLTVIVSPVSELIFRVWSHQTLKADILLGMASLEICQILKTNNFKLCEVVQSLQLSTGRNSLDVVGELSVCLDGMQVHPEALAQAESEQAALPNGTSRQNGNTVNRSSMDSSPSSDSDDWVIVSNDHTANGTDSPSPTLGGSATSLPSRPARPPASMPHRSAASASSSSSSCPSELSEASAPHGFSQTLQSGCSEQLEESGGGAGTTVSSQRANPRPQTTAINPSPKPSAATTTASTTPTPTTSSVNNCPLPPGWEQRVDQNGRVYYVDHIEKRTTWDRPEPLPTGWERRVDPMGRVYYVDHITRTTTWQRPTQESVRNYEEWQHQRSQLQGAMQHFNQRFIYGLQDQLAAIASKEFDPLGPLPHGWEKRTDTNGRVYFVHHPTRTTQWEDPRRQGLLNDKPLPEGWEMRFTVDGIPYYVDHNRRTTTYIDPRTGKSSSLENGPQITYVRDFKAKVQYFRFWCQQLSMPQHIKITVSRKTLFEDSFQQIMSFHPQDLRRRLWIIFPGEEGLDYGGVAREWFFLLSHEVLNPMYCLFEYAGKDNYCLQINPASYINPDHLKYFKFIGRFIAMALFHGKFIDTGFSLPFYKRILNKPLTLKDLESIDPEFYNSLIWIKDNNIEECGLEMFFSVDKEILGEVTTHELKPDGGNIQVTEDNKEEYIRLVAEWRLSRGVEEQTQAFFEGFNEVLPQQYLQYFDAKELEVMLCGMQEIDLADWQRNTIYRHYARNSKQIIWFWQFVKEMDNEKRMRLLQFVAGTCRLPMGGFADLMGSNGPQKFCIEKVGKENWLPRSHTCFNRLDLPPYKTYEQLKEKLMFAIEETEGFGQE